The uncultured Cohaesibacter sp. genome window below encodes:
- a CDS encoding iron-containing alcohol dehydrogenase: MLSLTSPLEMQFPSVIRFGEGTIRSLADWVEKKGYKAPFVVADAVNVARLDMLGLKNVNCFGDVVPEPDIANLQKAVEAAAGCDVVIGFGGGSAMDLAKLVAVLVWQDVKFTDISGPHRALPRKVGLVQIPTTAGTGSEVGTRALVTNPETNSKVATESVHMLADLAIVDPSMTMTVPAKVTAATGVDAMAHCVEAFTSKRSHPIIDSYALQGIELVGKYLKRAVEDGSDAEARTGLALAAFYGGVCLGPVNTTSGHAISYPLGTRYHLAHGIANALIFPHTLAANTPAAPEKTAKICAALGFSGSTVEEVLAGAKAFCESLGLDMRLRAHGVPEEDLASMAQEAHDIRRLLDWNPVDLSVADIEAIYRQAF, translated from the coding sequence ATGCTATCCCTTACGTCTCCATTGGAAATGCAGTTTCCGTCTGTTATCAGGTTCGGTGAAGGGACCATCCGGTCGCTGGCTGACTGGGTTGAAAAGAAAGGGTACAAGGCTCCTTTTGTTGTTGCCGATGCTGTCAACGTCGCCCGTCTGGACATGCTGGGGCTGAAAAATGTCAATTGTTTTGGCGATGTTGTGCCTGAACCCGATATTGCCAACCTGCAGAAAGCCGTAGAAGCTGCTGCCGGGTGTGATGTGGTGATCGGTTTTGGTGGCGGCTCTGCCATGGACCTTGCCAAACTTGTTGCAGTGCTCGTCTGGCAGGATGTGAAATTCACGGATATCTCCGGCCCACATCGTGCCCTGCCGCGCAAGGTTGGTCTTGTTCAGATCCCGACAACCGCCGGAACAGGTTCGGAAGTCGGTACCCGTGCTCTGGTGACCAACCCCGAAACCAACAGCAAGGTGGCGACGGAAAGTGTTCATATGCTGGCCGATCTTGCGATTGTTGATCCTAGCATGACGATGACGGTTCCTGCCAAGGTCACCGCAGCAACTGGCGTTGATGCCATGGCGCACTGCGTTGAGGCTTTCACGTCCAAGCGCTCTCATCCGATCATCGACAGCTATGCCCTGCAAGGCATCGAGTTGGTTGGCAAATATCTCAAACGTGCCGTCGAAGACGGATCAGACGCCGAAGCGCGGACGGGTCTGGCGCTGGCTGCCTTTTATGGCGGTGTCTGCCTTGGTCCGGTCAACACGACGTCCGGCCATGCCATCTCCTACCCGCTGGGCACTCGCTACCATCTGGCTCATGGCATCGCTAACGCGTTGATTTTCCCGCATACGCTGGCAGCCAACACGCCAGCAGCGCCAGAGAAAACTGCCAAGATCTGCGCTGCTTTGGGCTTCTCCGGTTCGACGGTTGAAGAGGTTCTGGCAGGGGCAAAAGCCTTCTGCGAATCGCTCGGACTTGACATGAGACTGCGTGCTCACGGTGTTCCGGAAGAAGATCTGGCTTCCATGGCTCAGGAAGCACACGATATCCGTCGTCTGCTTGACTGGAACCCGGTCGATCTTTCTGTGGCTGATATCGAAGCCATCTATCGTCAGGCGTTCTGA
- a CDS encoding amino acid ABC transporter permease: MAAKPHHSTGQASAKGSVFNDPKVRGIIYQLVLVAGLVYFFWSIVQNAAHNLEKQNIASGFGFVENTAGFLPNQTLISLTATSTYGQALLAGLLNTLLVAVIGIILATIVGFVMGVARLSNNWVVSKLATMYIEIVRNIPLLLQLFFWYFAVLRNLPNPKNSSNLFGVFHLNNRGLFMPRPIFEAGSEAMFVALAVGIVGAIAVSIWAKKRQMATGQRFPAFWTGLGLIILLPVVAYFLSGRPVSYDFAELKGFNYKGGMKVIPEFVGLTLALTIYTGAFIAEIVRAGILAVNHGQTEAAHALGLRNGPTLRLVIIPQAMRVIIPPLTSQYLNLTKNSSLAVAIAYPDIVSVGGTVLNQTGQAIEVIAVWMIVYLSISLITSILMNWYNRSIALVER, translated from the coding sequence ATGGCTGCTAAACCTCACCACTCCACCGGGCAAGCCTCGGCCAAGGGTTCTGTATTCAATGACCCCAAGGTCAGGGGTATCATCTATCAGCTCGTATTGGTCGCCGGGCTCGTTTACTTCTTCTGGAGCATCGTGCAAAACGCTGCTCACAACCTTGAAAAGCAAAATATTGCTTCAGGTTTCGGATTTGTCGAAAACACCGCCGGCTTTCTGCCCAACCAGACTCTTATCAGTCTGACGGCCACCTCCACCTACGGTCAGGCATTGCTGGCAGGTCTTCTGAACACATTGCTGGTTGCCGTCATCGGCATCATCCTTGCCACCATCGTCGGCTTCGTCATGGGCGTTGCCCGGTTGTCCAACAACTGGGTCGTCTCCAAACTCGCAACCATGTATATCGAGATCGTACGCAACATTCCGTTGTTGCTGCAGTTGTTCTTCTGGTATTTCGCGGTTTTGCGCAACCTGCCCAATCCCAAGAACTCTAGCAATCTGTTCGGTGTCTTTCATCTCAACAACCGCGGCCTCTTCATGCCTCGCCCCATTTTCGAGGCTGGTTCCGAAGCGATGTTCGTCGCTCTTGCCGTGGGCATCGTTGGCGCCATTGCCGTAAGCATCTGGGCAAAGAAACGCCAGATGGCGACGGGACAGCGTTTCCCGGCTTTCTGGACTGGCCTCGGCCTGATCATCCTGCTGCCTGTTGTGGCCTATTTCCTATCCGGCAGACCGGTCAGCTATGACTTTGCCGAGCTGAAAGGCTTCAACTACAAGGGTGGCATGAAGGTCATCCCCGAGTTCGTTGGCCTGACCCTTGCCCTGACCATCTATACCGGTGCCTTCATCGCCGAAATCGTGCGCGCAGGCATTCTGGCAGTCAACCATGGTCAGACCGAAGCTGCGCACGCCCTTGGTCTTCGCAATGGTCCGACCCTTCGCCTGGTCATCATTCCGCAGGCGATGCGCGTGATCATTCCGCCACTCACCAGCCAGTATCTCAACCTGACGAAAAACTCGTCACTGGCGGTTGCCATCGCCTATCCGGATATCGTGTCGGTGGGTGGTACGGTGCTCAACCAGACAGGGCAGGCCATCGAGGTCATCGCAGTCTGGATGATCGTCTACCTGAGCATCTCGCTCATTACGTCCATTCTGATGAACTGGTATAACCGGTCCATTGCGTTGGTTGAAAGATAA
- a CDS encoding tripartite tricarboxylate transporter substrate binding protein, giving the protein MKKSLLSLSVAVAAVMAAGTVSAADFPARPIQVVVPYSAGGSTDLSLRVFADTFEKNFEGKQMVIRNQPGGGGGIGTSAVAHGRPDGYTIGAAAQGPIAIKPHIGGTDYGVEDFNYVGLFARSLQLLVACKDAPFNDYDSFIEYAKANKPQVGNSGAGGANQISAEAFAEAAGIKIESIPFEGSSKARTACIGGHIHAMVASPAEAKAAADSGQMVPIFVMEDKRIDLFPDTPTAVEKGVDFTWSSWKGIVAPKTVQGETLEYLRAAVQKVATDPAFIKKMTDMGEFVTYEDAATFEARVKKDSEVSKKVLEDLGMLGMNK; this is encoded by the coding sequence ATGAAAAAATCCCTGCTATCCCTTTCTGTCGCAGTCGCAGCCGTCATGGCCGCTGGCACAGTCTCCGCCGCAGACTTCCCTGCACGTCCAATTCAGGTCGTCGTGCCTTACTCTGCAGGCGGTTCTACTGACCTTTCCCTGCGCGTCTTTGCTGACACCTTCGAAAAGAACTTCGAAGGCAAGCAGATGGTCATCCGCAACCAGCCAGGTGGCGGCGGCGGTATCGGCACTTCCGCTGTGGCACATGGTCGTCCGGACGGCTATACGATTGGCGCAGCAGCCCAGGGCCCGATCGCCATCAAACCGCACATCGGCGGCACCGACTACGGCGTAGAAGACTTCAACTATGTTGGTCTGTTCGCACGCTCCCTGCAGCTGCTTGTTGCTTGTAAAGACGCACCGTTCAATGACTATGACTCCTTCATTGAATATGCCAAAGCCAACAAGCCTCAGGTCGGCAACTCCGGCGCTGGTGGTGCCAACCAGATTTCTGCCGAAGCATTTGCAGAAGCCGCAGGCATCAAGATCGAATCCATTCCGTTCGAAGGTTCTTCCAAGGCTCGCACGGCCTGCATCGGCGGCCACATCCATGCAATGGTTGCCTCTCCGGCAGAAGCTAAGGCAGCAGCCGACTCTGGCCAGATGGTTCCGATCTTCGTGATGGAAGACAAGCGCATCGATCTGTTCCCAGATACCCCGACCGCCGTGGAAAAGGGCGTGGACTTCACCTGGTCTTCCTGGAAGGGCATCGTGGCTCCGAAGACAGTACAGGGTGAAACCCTCGAATACCTGCGCGCTGCCGTCCAGAAAGTCGCGACTGACCCGGCCTTCATCAAGAAAATGACCGACATGGGCGAATTCGTGACCTATGAAGATGCTGCAACCTTCGAAGCACGCGTCAAAAAGGATAGCGAAGTCTCCAAGAAGGTTCTTGAAGACCTCGGCATGCTGGGCATGAACAAGTAA
- the sseA gene encoding 3-mercaptopyruvate sulfurtransferase yields the protein MAERTKWLVDTDWLEQHLDSPDVVVLDGSWYLPQLERDPKMEFARAHIPGAMFFDIDEIADLSTDLPHMLPSAAMFSDAVSKMGISNGQTIVVYDGLGLSSAPRLWWTFRVMGVKDVFILDGGLPKWRAEKKPVTDVLAKRAQGNFHAQLDHSAVKSFEDMLRAIRDDSVEIVDARSEERWRGTAPEPRPHLSSGRMPGSRNVPFGGLIDETGRLKDVDALRARFVDAGVDLSKPIITSCGSGATAAILYLALDTIGQTKLALYDGSWTEWASRQDSVIERD from the coding sequence ATGGCTGAACGCACAAAATGGCTGGTGGATACGGATTGGCTGGAACAACATCTCGATAGCCCTGACGTGGTTGTGCTGGACGGGTCATGGTACTTGCCGCAGCTTGAACGTGACCCCAAGATGGAATTTGCGCGGGCCCACATTCCCGGAGCCATGTTCTTCGATATCGACGAAATTGCGGACCTGTCGACCGACTTGCCGCACATGTTGCCAAGTGCTGCGATGTTCAGCGATGCGGTCTCCAAAATGGGGATCAGTAATGGGCAGACCATCGTGGTCTACGATGGACTCGGGTTGAGTTCCGCACCGCGGCTGTGGTGGACCTTCCGTGTCATGGGCGTCAAGGATGTCTTTATACTCGACGGCGGGCTACCCAAATGGAGAGCGGAAAAGAAGCCGGTGACCGATGTGCTCGCCAAGCGGGCACAAGGCAATTTCCATGCGCAGCTCGACCACAGTGCCGTCAAGAGCTTTGAGGACATGCTGAGGGCGATCCGTGACGATAGCGTCGAGATTGTCGATGCGCGTTCAGAAGAACGCTGGCGCGGAACTGCGCCCGAACCACGGCCCCATTTGTCTTCCGGGCGCATGCCTGGTTCCCGCAACGTGCCTTTTGGAGGGCTGATTGACGAAACCGGGCGTCTGAAGGATGTCGATGCACTCAGGGCTCGCTTTGTCGACGCCGGGGTCGATCTGTCCAAGCCGATCATCACGTCCTGCGGTTCCGGGGCGACTGCCGCCATTCTCTATCTGGCGCTCGATACCATCGGACAGACGAAACTGGCGCTCTATGACGGCTCCTGGACTGAGTGGGCTTCGCGGCAAGACAGCGTGATTGAACGGGACTAG
- a CDS encoding carboxymuconolactone decarboxylase family protein, producing MASDYKQMMKDVSSQVAVLKKDQPDTISGFYAMAGGATKNGALDEKTKELITLAIAVALRCEPCMAFHTAALVRLGVTKEELEETLGCAIYMGGGPALMYAAHAMEAFAQISKKD from the coding sequence ATGGCTTCCGATTACAAACAAATGATGAAAGACGTTTCTTCCCAGGTTGCAGTTCTGAAAAAGGACCAGCCGGACACCATCTCTGGCTTTTATGCCATGGCTGGCGGCGCAACCAAGAATGGCGCTCTTGACGAGAAAACCAAAGAGCTGATCACGCTGGCAATTGCCGTTGCCCTGCGCTGTGAACCCTGCATGGCTTTCCATACCGCTGCTCTGGTTCGTCTTGGCGTGACCAAGGAAGAACTGGAAGAGACCCTCGGTTGCGCCATCTACATGGGCGGCGGCCCGGCTCTGATGTATGCTGCACATGCCATGGAAGCATTTGCTCAGATTTCCAAAAAGGACTAA
- a CDS encoding amino acid ABC transporter permease: protein MSEHSLSFVRKEMVDQRPAPVSSQGPLYWMHQNLLSSVPNALLTLLGIYIIYLILNAVIPFAFIHAVWEGKDREACVVTDAAAHGACWAYVKAYFPQFVYGRYPVDEIWRVNTVFIVGALGLIPALIPSLPFKRENVLFMLLVFPVMTFILLTGGNLAFEDHIIAFVIIFVVVMGLAALITYATQGKMKPVLTTVGAIGIGIAIIYAIMSIDFGLQPVETANWGGFLVTLVIAITGIVASLPLGIILALGRRSKMPVVRLVSIIFIEFWRGVPLITVLFMSSVVLPLFLPEGVNFDKLLRALIGVALFSAAYMAEVVRGGLQAIPKGQYEGADALGLTFWQSTALIIMPQALKLVIPGIVNTFIGLFKDTTLVLIIGLFDLLGQVQSSFTDPTWSTPVTSHTGYLFAAMVFWIFCFGMSRYSIFMENRLHTGHKR, encoded by the coding sequence ATGTCAGAACACTCTTTATCCTTCGTCCGCAAGGAAATGGTCGATCAGAGACCGGCTCCGGTATCTTCGCAAGGCCCACTCTACTGGATGCATCAGAACCTGCTGTCATCCGTTCCAAACGCGCTGTTGACACTCCTGGGCATCTATATCATCTACCTGATCCTGAATGCCGTCATTCCGTTTGCGTTCATTCATGCGGTTTGGGAAGGGAAAGATCGTGAAGCCTGTGTTGTAACCGATGCGGCCGCACACGGCGCCTGCTGGGCTTATGTAAAAGCCTATTTCCCGCAGTTCGTCTATGGCCGCTATCCTGTCGACGAGATCTGGCGCGTCAACACTGTCTTTATCGTTGGTGCATTGGGCCTCATTCCGGCGCTCATTCCATCGCTTCCGTTCAAACGGGAAAACGTCCTCTTCATGCTACTTGTCTTTCCGGTCATGACATTCATTCTGCTGACCGGTGGCAACCTGGCTTTCGAGGATCACATTATCGCCTTTGTCATTATCTTCGTCGTCGTCATGGGGCTCGCTGCCCTCATCACATACGCGACACAAGGCAAGATGAAGCCGGTTCTGACAACTGTCGGAGCAATCGGTATCGGCATTGCAATCATCTATGCGATCATGTCCATCGACTTCGGCCTCCAGCCTGTCGAAACAGCAAACTGGGGCGGGTTCCTTGTAACTCTCGTCATCGCGATCACGGGTATTGTGGCTTCGCTGCCGCTCGGCATCATCCTGGCCCTTGGCCGCCGTTCCAAGATGCCGGTCGTTCGTCTTGTCTCGATCATCTTCATCGAGTTCTGGCGAGGCGTTCCGCTGATCACCGTGCTGTTCATGTCCTCGGTCGTGCTGCCGCTGTTCCTGCCGGAAGGCGTCAATTTCGACAAGCTGCTGCGCGCCCTGATTGGTGTTGCCCTTTTCTCCGCTGCCTATATGGCGGAAGTTGTCCGAGGTGGCTTGCAAGCCATCCCCAAAGGACAGTATGAAGGGGCCGACGCACTGGGACTGACCTTCTGGCAATCCACGGCACTGATCATCATGCCGCAAGCCTTGAAGCTGGTCATTCCGGGCATTGTGAACACCTTTATCGGGCTATTCAAGGACACCACGCTGGTTCTGATCATTGGTCTGTTTGATCTGTTGGGACAGGTTCAGTCCTCCTTTACGGATCCGACCTGGTCGACACCAGTGACATCGCATACGGGTTACCTCTTCGCAGCCATGGTCTTCTGGATCTTCTGCTTCGGTATGTCCCGCTATTCAATTTTCATGGAAAACCGGCTGCACACCGGTCATAAACGATAA
- a CDS encoding amino acid ABC transporter substrate-binding protein, giving the protein MKKVLISVLMGSAMAVGASAASAATLDDVKAKGAVQCGVSQGLPGFSNPDDQGNWTGIDVDVCRAVAAAVFGDAKAVKYTPLSAKERFTALQSSEIDLLSRNTTWTMTRDTSLGLNFAGVNYYDGQGFMVRKSLGITSALELDGASVCTNTGTTTELNVTDYFRSHNMQLELVQFEKSDEVVQAYDSGRCDVYTTDASGLYAQRLKLTNPDEHVVLPEIISKEPLGPVVRQGDDQWFNIVKWSLFAMINAEEFGVTSANVDEMKESTNPEIRRLLGLEGAFGEALGIPNDWAYQIVKQVGNYAEIFDNNVGPDTPLKISRGVNALWSNGGFQYAPPIR; this is encoded by the coding sequence ATGAAGAAAGTTCTTATTTCCGTACTTATGGGTTCTGCAATGGCTGTCGGCGCATCTGCTGCTAGCGCTGCTACCCTTGACGATGTTAAAGCCAAAGGCGCTGTTCAGTGCGGCGTGAGCCAGGGTCTGCCGGGCTTCTCCAACCCTGACGATCAGGGCAACTGGACTGGCATTGACGTTGACGTCTGCCGCGCTGTTGCTGCTGCTGTTTTCGGTGATGCAAAGGCCGTGAAATACACCCCGCTGTCTGCCAAGGAGCGTTTCACCGCGCTGCAGTCCAGCGAAATCGACCTGCTGTCCCGTAACACCACCTGGACCATGACCCGTGACACGTCTCTGGGTCTGAACTTTGCTGGTGTGAACTATTATGACGGTCAGGGCTTCATGGTACGCAAGTCCCTGGGCATCACGTCCGCTCTGGAGCTTGATGGCGCTTCTGTCTGCACCAACACCGGCACCACCACCGAGCTGAACGTGACCGACTACTTCCGTTCCCACAACATGCAGCTCGAACTCGTTCAGTTCGAAAAGTCTGACGAAGTTGTTCAGGCATACGATAGCGGCCGTTGCGACGTTTACACCACCGACGCTTCCGGCCTCTATGCACAGCGCCTGAAACTCACCAACCCTGATGAACATGTCGTTCTTCCGGAAATCATTTCCAAAGAGCCTCTTGGCCCGGTTGTCCGTCAGGGCGATGACCAGTGGTTCAACATTGTGAAATGGTCTCTGTTCGCCATGATCAACGCTGAAGAATTCGGTGTTACCTCCGCGAATGTTGACGAAATGAAAGAGTCCACCAACCCTGAAATCCGCCGTCTGCTCGGCCTTGAAGGTGCCTTCGGCGAAGCTCTCGGTATCCCGAATGACTGGGCTTACCAGATCGTCAAACAGGTTGGCAACTACGCTGAAATCTTCGACAACAACGTAGGTCCGGACACTCCGCTGAAAATCTCCCGCGGCGTAAACGCCCTGTGGTCCAACGGTGGCTTCCAGTACGCACCACCTATCCGCTAA
- a CDS encoding outer membrane beta-barrel protein gives MKRVIVSSAIVLMAATGVSMAADLPQSEPAYADPAPAEVMGTPWAGAYAGAAAGWTWSGTDTNGGANSVDGDGVSIGAFGGYNFTYDHFVFGPELSVNYNDIDNKNATTRFESRWDTEARVRAGYDMGFFMPYAAVGVGFQDGKLTDRATNVSDDNVHTFVGATGGVEAMVADNVSLRAEAGYRWSNHKNYNFGGTSSKTDVDGAVAKVGLSYHF, from the coding sequence ATGAAAAGAGTTATTGTATCGAGTGCAATTGTTTTGATGGCTGCAACTGGCGTCAGCATGGCTGCCGACCTGCCTCAGTCCGAACCGGCCTATGCCGATCCGGCTCCGGCTGAAGTCATGGGCACACCATGGGCTGGTGCCTATGCCGGTGCTGCTGCTGGCTGGACCTGGAGTGGCACTGATACGAACGGTGGCGCCAATTCCGTAGACGGTGACGGCGTTTCCATCGGTGCGTTTGGCGGTTACAATTTCACCTATGACCATTTCGTGTTTGGTCCTGAATTGTCCGTCAACTACAACGATATTGACAACAAGAACGCTACCACCCGCTTTGAAAGCAGATGGGATACCGAAGCGCGCGTTCGTGCGGGCTACGACATGGGCTTCTTTATGCCTTATGCCGCTGTTGGCGTCGGTTTCCAGGATGGCAAGCTGACCGATCGTGCAACCAATGTGTCTGACGACAACGTTCACACCTTTGTGGGCGCTACGGGTGGCGTGGAAGCCATGGTTGCTGACAATGTGTCCTTGCGTGCAGAGGCTGGCTATCGCTGGTCCAACCACAAGAATTACAATTTCGGCGGTACCAGCTCCAAGACGGATGTTGACGGCGCTGTTGCCAAGGTCGGCCTGTCCTACCACTTCTAG
- a CDS encoding tripartite tricarboxylate transporter TctB family protein yields MTTVSERKSDMWIGGGLLIFCAISAWLTLSIKQGMINSVAGPSMVPWIMIGGTAILALMMIFRAKAAEQGKEEKTISMPDVRTLVIMLAFVLLLIAYALAFYPIGYIPATLVTFFVGLWLLGERRWLVFVLFPAIMTCAVYFGFTELLSVWLP; encoded by the coding sequence ATGACGACTGTATCGGAACGTAAAAGCGATATGTGGATCGGCGGTGGTTTGCTGATCTTTTGCGCCATCTCAGCCTGGCTTACCCTCAGCATCAAACAGGGCATGATCAATTCGGTCGCTGGCCCGTCAATGGTCCCGTGGATCATGATTGGCGGTACTGCAATCCTCGCTCTGATGATGATTTTCAGGGCTAAGGCAGCTGAACAGGGCAAGGAAGAAAAGACGATTTCCATGCCCGATGTTCGCACATTGGTCATCATGTTGGCTTTTGTGCTTCTGCTGATCGCCTATGCACTGGCATTCTATCCAATAGGCTACATACCAGCCACGCTCGTGACCTTTTTCGTCGGTCTCTGGTTGCTTGGGGAAAGACGCTGGCTCGTCTTTGTCCTGTTCCCGGCGATCATGACTTGCGCCGTCTATTTCGGCTTTACAGAACTTCTGTCGGTCTGGCTCCCATAA
- a CDS encoding amino acid ABC transporter ATP-binding protein: MSDNAVDAKPSEVKKMHVSETDVAIEIEKMNKWYGDFHVLRDINLKVMRGERIVIAGPSGSGKSTMIRCINRLEEHQEGKIIVDGIELTNDLKKIDEIRREVGMVFQHFNLFPHLTILENLTLAPVWVRNMPKKEAEEIAMHYLERVKIPEQALKYPGQLSGGQQQRVAIARSLCMNPRIMLFDEPTSALDPEMIKEVLDVMVSLAEEGMTMLCVTHEMGFARQVANRVIFMDAGQIVEQNEPEEFFTNPQHERTKLFLSQILH; this comes from the coding sequence ATGAGTGACAACGCAGTCGACGCAAAACCGAGCGAAGTCAAGAAAATGCACGTCTCCGAGACCGATGTCGCAATCGAAATCGAAAAGATGAACAAGTGGTACGGTGATTTCCACGTTCTCAGGGACATCAACCTGAAGGTCATGCGCGGAGAACGCATCGTTATCGCAGGGCCATCCGGCTCGGGCAAATCGACCATGATCCGCTGCATCAACCGGCTTGAAGAACATCAGGAAGGCAAGATCATCGTTGATGGCATCGAGCTGACCAACGATCTGAAAAAGATCGACGAGATCCGCAGGGAAGTTGGCATGGTGTTCCAGCACTTCAACCTTTTCCCGCATCTGACGATTCTCGAAAACCTGACGCTGGCACCGGTCTGGGTTCGCAACATGCCCAAGAAGGAAGCCGAAGAGATTGCCATGCACTATCTGGAGCGCGTAAAGATTCCGGAACAGGCCCTGAAATATCCCGGCCAGCTTTCCGGCGGTCAGCAGCAGCGTGTGGCCATCGCCCGTTCGCTCTGCATGAACCCGCGCATCATGCTGTTCGATGAGCCGACCTCGGCCCTCGATCCGGAAATGATCAAGGAAGTGCTCGACGTTATGGTTTCGCTCGCCGAAGAAGGCATGACCATGCTCTGCGTGACCCACGAAATGGGCTTTGCCCGTCAGGTTGCCAACCGCGTGATTTTCATGGATGCCGGCCAGATCGTAGAACAGAACGAGCCGGAAGAATTCTTCACCAATCCTCAGCACGAACGGACCAAGCTGTTCCTCAGCCAGATCCTTCACTAG
- a CDS encoding alanyl-tRNA editing protein, which yields MTEDLFRHDSYLTCCDATVAGVRDDGTIILDRTVFYPTGGGQPGDSGVLTLAGGETIQIQTTVKDKDGGDILHVPAADQAIGVKVGDAVTCQIDWETRYKHMRFHTALHLLSVAVPFPVTGGQVSDKDARLDFMLPDPDFTKESLTEKLMDLIEKDYDVSTRWITDEELDSQPDLVKTMSVQPPRGSGKVRLVAIGDVDLQPCGGSHVGKTSEIGAVVVAKIENKGKQNRRIRIKFAD from the coding sequence GTGACTGAAGATCTGTTTCGCCATGATTCCTACCTCACTTGCTGCGATGCAACGGTCGCAGGGGTAAGGGACGACGGCACCATCATTCTTGACCGCACTGTATTTTATCCTACTGGCGGCGGACAACCTGGCGACTCGGGTGTTTTGACATTGGCTGGCGGGGAAACCATCCAGATTCAGACGACTGTGAAGGACAAGGACGGCGGTGACATTCTGCATGTTCCGGCAGCCGATCAGGCCATTGGCGTGAAGGTTGGTGATGCTGTGACCTGTCAAATCGACTGGGAGACGCGTTACAAACATATGCGCTTCCACACGGCGCTGCATCTGCTGTCCGTAGCTGTCCCCTTCCCGGTTACTGGAGGTCAGGTCAGTGACAAGGATGCCCGTCTGGACTTCATGTTGCCGGATCCCGATTTCACCAAGGAATCACTCACCGAGAAACTCATGGACCTGATTGAAAAGGACTATGATGTTTCCACCCGGTGGATTACCGACGAGGAGCTCGATTCCCAGCCGGATCTGGTCAAAACCATGTCCGTCCAGCCGCCCAGAGGGTCCGGCAAGGTGCGGCTTGTGGCGATCGGGGACGTGGATTTGCAGCCGTGTGGCGGCAGCCACGTAGGCAAAACCTCCGAAATCGGCGCCGTCGTCGTAGCCAAGATCGAGAACAAGGGAAAACAGAACCGCCGGATTCGAATCAAGTTCGCCGACTAG